A single window of Flagellimonas maritima DNA harbors:
- a CDS encoding AAA family ATPase, whose amino-acid sequence MEENTTIDISAVNEKIAQESAFIDLLTLEMNKAIVGQRHMVERLLIGLLGQGHILLEGVPGLAKTLAINTLAKAVKGDFSRIQFTPDLLPADVVGTLIYNMKENDFSIKKGPIFANFVLADEINRAPAKVQSALLEAMQERQVTIGDETFKLEAPFLVMATQNPVEQEGTYPLPEAQVDRFMLKTVIDYPKLNEEQLIMRQNLSGANEAIKPVVTLKQILSAQQAVREVYMDEKIEKYILDLVFATRYPEKYNLENLKPLISFGASPRGSINLANASKCYAFIKRRGYVVPEDVRAVVHDVLRHRIGITYEAEAENVTSEEIINKIVNEVEVP is encoded by the coding sequence ATGGAAGAAAACACTACTATTGATATTAGTGCTGTGAATGAGAAAATTGCCCAAGAAAGCGCATTCATCGATTTGCTTACCCTTGAAATGAACAAAGCTATTGTTGGTCAAAGACACATGGTGGAAAGGTTGCTCATTGGCTTACTGGGTCAAGGTCATATCCTATTGGAAGGCGTTCCGGGATTAGCAAAAACTTTGGCTATCAATACTTTGGCAAAAGCGGTGAAAGGGGATTTTAGTAGAATTCAATTTACGCCTGATCTTTTGCCCGCAGATGTTGTGGGAACTTTGATCTATAATATGAAGGAAAATGATTTTTCCATTAAGAAGGGGCCAATTTTCGCAAACTTTGTTCTTGCAGATGAAATAAACAGGGCTCCCGCAAAAGTTCAGTCGGCATTATTGGAGGCCATGCAGGAAAGACAAGTTACTATTGGGGACGAGACATTTAAATTAGAAGCTCCATTCTTAGTAATGGCCACTCAAAACCCCGTAGAACAAGAAGGAACGTATCCTTTGCCAGAAGCCCAAGTGGACCGTTTTATGCTAAAAACTGTTATAGATTATCCAAAACTTAATGAAGAACAACTCATTATGCGGCAAAATCTAAGTGGTGCCAATGAAGCCATTAAACCCGTAGTTACTTTAAAACAGATTTTAAGTGCCCAACAAGCGGTACGTGAGGTCTATATGGACGAAAAAATAGAAAAATATATCTTGGATTTGGTATTCGCTACCCGCTATCCTGAAAAATACAATCTTGAAAATCTTAAACCCCTGATCAGTTTTGGTGCTTCACCAAGAGGAAGCATAAATTTGGCAAATGCTTCCAAATGCTATGCCTTTATAAAAAGAAGAGGATACGTTGTTCCTGAAGATGTTAGGGCCGTTGTACATGATGTACTTCGACACCGCATCGGGATAACCTATGAGGCCGAAGCTGAGAATGTTACCTCTGAAGAAATCATAAACAAGATTGTTAACGAGGTAGAAGTACCCTAA
- a CDS encoding DUF58 domain-containing protein, translating into MDTKELLKKVRKIEIKTRRLSDHIFGGEYHSTFKGRGMTFSEVRQYQFGDDVRSIDWNVTARYNEPYVKVFEEERELTMMLMVDVSGSELFGTSNQFKKGVITEISATLAFSALQNNDKVGLILFSDQVELYIPPKKGKSHVLRIIRELLEFTPKSNRTNIAQALKFLTNVMKKKAIVFMLSDFIADDYENTLRIIGNKHDVTGIRVFDEREESIPNLGMVQMQDAETGMLQLVNTRSKRVRSAYGEFHKEKVTYFSDSFTKSGCGVIHCRVDESYVKKLLGYFKRRG; encoded by the coding sequence ATGGATACAAAAGAGCTACTTAAAAAAGTCCGTAAAATTGAAATAAAGACAAGGCGTCTTTCTGACCATATTTTTGGTGGGGAGTATCATTCTACTTTTAAAGGTAGGGGGATGACCTTTAGCGAGGTACGTCAATATCAATTTGGGGATGATGTAAGAAGTATCGATTGGAACGTTACTGCGCGTTATAATGAGCCATACGTAAAGGTTTTTGAAGAAGAGCGGGAACTGACCATGATGTTAATGGTAGATGTTAGCGGTTCTGAATTATTTGGAACTTCTAACCAGTTTAAAAAAGGAGTCATTACTGAAATATCCGCTACTCTAGCCTTTTCAGCCCTACAGAATAATGATAAGGTGGGTCTAATCTTGTTTTCTGATCAAGTAGAATTGTATATCCCTCCCAAAAAAGGGAAGAGCCACGTTTTACGAATAATTCGAGAACTACTGGAATTTACACCCAAAAGCAACCGAACCAATATAGCGCAAGCTCTAAAGTTTCTTACCAACGTAATGAAGAAGAAAGCTATTGTGTTTATGTTGTCTGATTTTATTGCAGACGATTATGAAAACACGCTTCGAATTATTGGAAATAAACATGATGTAACGGGTATTAGGGTGTTTGACGAACGTGAAGAATCCATCCCTAATCTGGGTATGGTACAAATGCAAGATGCAGAAACGGGAATGTTGCAATTGGTAAATACCCGCTCTAAAAGAGTACGTTCGGCGTACGGTGAATTCCATAAAGAGAAAGTTACATACTTCTCGGATTCTTTTACAAAATCGGGTTGCGGTGTTATTCATTGCAGGGTGGATGAAAGCTATGTAAAAAAATTATTGGGCTATTTTAAACGAAGAGGATAA
- a CDS encoding BatD family protein, producing the protein MKFGGRNINYYLNGTLKYRFLILGAFFFIFFTPHELISQESSNVTAEIDTTNIKIGEQIQYKITVETDSTNIVHFPEGQTFSPLETVEAIMMDTVKNDKKVILQRVYALTQFDSGAYTIPSQRIAINEQPFFTDSFRIKVADVAVDTTKQKMFDIKPLIEVEKSYAEIWKIVLWILLGLAIIGGLVYWFFLRKKPLTQEEEEALLPPYDRALLELKKLENSKYLIQDEYKKYYSELTTIVRSYLEEDVNVSALESTTGQLIAKLEMLKDAGELKLDDETLIQFQNILQTADLVKFAKSKPSTSIAEQNRKTVEQIVVKTHEALPEPTEEDLLQTKEYLEEVAKKKQRKKIYWTAAIFAGIVFFGIVFSLVFFGVKQVKDNIFGYPTKELLEGEWISSSYGFPPIEIETPDVLIRQEIELPPETQELIQQLQTFAYGSYVGIFSVATSSVTYKEQNEPNFEAAIGSTLGTFESLGIKNIITKQEEFITKSGVQGIKTFGTGNFKNPVNDESKKAKYTILSFGGKGFMQQIIITWEDGDEYAEQIVDRILSTVDVKTQT; encoded by the coding sequence ATGAAGTTTGGAGGACGAAATATAAATTATTATTTGAATGGCACCCTAAAGTATAGGTTCTTGATTCTTGGGGCTTTTTTCTTCATATTTTTTACTCCCCATGAACTCATTTCTCAAGAGAGTTCTAATGTTACAGCGGAAATAGATACCACTAATATTAAAATCGGGGAGCAAATACAGTATAAAATCACCGTAGAAACCGATTCGACAAATATTGTCCATTTTCCCGAAGGGCAGACATTCTCCCCCTTGGAAACCGTAGAGGCCATAATGATGGATACCGTCAAAAATGATAAGAAAGTAATCCTTCAACGCGTATATGCACTAACGCAATTTGACAGCGGCGCATATACAATTCCATCACAACGGATAGCCATAAACGAACAACCTTTTTTCACGGATTCCTTCCGAATAAAAGTAGCCGATGTCGCTGTGGATACCACCAAACAGAAAATGTTCGACATCAAACCTCTTATAGAAGTTGAAAAGAGTTATGCAGAAATATGGAAGATAGTACTTTGGATATTATTGGGTCTTGCAATTATTGGCGGATTGGTCTATTGGTTTTTCTTAAGAAAAAAACCGTTGACCCAAGAAGAGGAAGAGGCCCTGCTGCCTCCTTACGATCGTGCTCTGCTGGAGCTTAAAAAGTTGGAAAATTCCAAATACCTTATCCAAGACGAGTATAAAAAGTATTATTCCGAACTCACCACAATTGTACGTTCATATTTGGAAGAAGACGTAAATGTTTCTGCATTGGAAAGTACAACGGGACAATTAATAGCAAAACTAGAAATGCTCAAGGATGCTGGCGAGCTTAAATTGGATGACGAAACCCTAATACAATTCCAGAATATATTACAAACAGCAGATTTGGTAAAATTTGCCAAATCAAAACCATCTACTTCCATTGCGGAACAGAATAGAAAGACCGTAGAGCAAATAGTAGTCAAAACACACGAAGCACTGCCAGAGCCCACGGAAGAAGATTTGCTTCAGACAAAGGAATATCTAGAAGAAGTGGCAAAAAAGAAACAGCGAAAGAAAATCTATTGGACTGCTGCCATTTTTGCAGGGATTGTATTTTTTGGAATAGTCTTTTCCTTGGTGTTTTTTGGTGTCAAACAAGTAAAAGACAACATTTTTGGGTATCCAACAAAAGAATTATTGGAGGGAGAATGGATTTCAAGTTCTTATGGTTTTCCCCCTATTGAAATTGAAACACCTGATGTTCTCATTCGCCAGGAAATAGAACTGCCTCCAGAAACGCAAGAGCTTATTCAACAACTACAGACTTTTGCATACGGAAGCTATGTAGGCATTTTTTCTGTTGCAACCAGTTCCGTTACCTATAAAGAACAGAACGAACCAAATTTTGAGGCTGCCATAGGATCAACTTTGGGAACTTTTGAAAGTCTTGGGATTAAAAATATTATTACGAAACAAGAAGAGTTTATCACAAAATCAGGAGTACAGGGTATCAAGACCTTTGGGACAGGAAATTTCAAAAATCCTGTCAATGATGAATCCAAAAAGGCTAAATACACCATTCTCTCTTTTGGAGGAAAAGGGTTTATGCAGCAAATCATTATCACGTGGGAAGATGGCGATGAGTATGCAGAACAAATAGTGGATAGAATTTTGAGTACCGTTGACGTAAAAACACAGACCTAG